One stretch of Trichomycterus rosablanca isolate fTriRos1 chromosome 3, fTriRos1.hap1, whole genome shotgun sequence DNA includes these proteins:
- the atg12 gene encoding ubiquitin-like protein ATG12 codes for MSENAESPTETQKDESSTQHNAGADPGDSGKLDDKKKIDVLLKAVGDTPIMKTKKWSVEKGRTVQSLAQFISRFLKLEPNEQLFIYVNQSFAPSPDQEVGVLFECFGSDGKLVLHYCKSQAWG; via the exons ATGTCGGAAAACGCTGAGTCTCCCACAGAAACACAAAAAGACGAATCATCCACACAGCACAATGCTGGCGCAGATCCTGGAGATTCTGGAAAGCTGGATGACAAGAAAAAAA TTGACGTGCTGTTGAAGGCAGTTGGAGACACGCCGATAATGAAGACTAAGAAATGGTCGGTGGAGAAAGGAAGGACCGTGCAGTCTCTTGCTCAGTTCATTTCACGCTTTCTTAAACTCGAGCCTAATGAACAACTG tttataTACGTCAATCAGTCATTTGCTCCGTCACCAGATCAAGAAGTTGGTGTACTTTTTGAG tgtttcggAAGTGATGGGAAACTTGTTCTGCATTATTGCAAGTCACAAGCCTGGGGATGA
- the si:ch211-149k23.9 gene encoding germ cell-specific gene 1-like protein, whose protein sequence is MLDHMNRRSRSLLCLSLTSLALALSVLAFCTSYWCEGTHKVVKPLCLSPVKMEKCGQNNSQPFTTEIPTPEDTGPSNTTISPEQREELDKIQQRKLANAVQYIWETGEDKYMFRYFHTGFWESCEKHVDGERCRRFLDLTPGETHGVFWLSMVSEFTYISLLGMGFLLMWLDVLCSHKEMHALKINAFAALCIALSALIGMVAHMMYTTVFQLTVIVGPKDWRPQNWDYGWSFVLAWVSFSCCMGAAVLTLNSYTKTLIELRRRRRLLLEETRAAPSYDEVVSGDGIYSVSGLLQCQDWMMDSIWAERGNMGLSGDGDLPTLVLVGGCRPQECEDCEMEMDEIEQAVERTDLLTGV, encoded by the exons atgttggaccaCATGAATCGGCGCTCTCGCTCTCTGCTCTGTCTCAGCCTGACCTCTCTCGCTCTGGCTCTCTCCGTGCTGGCCTTCTGCACCTCTTACTGGTGTGAGGGGACACATAAAGTGGTCAAACCACTCTGTCTGTCTCCTGTCAAAATGGAGAAATGTGGTCAGAACAACAGCCAGCCTTTTACCACGG AAATTCCTACCCCAGAGGACACAGGCCCCTCTAACACAACAATATCACCTGAACAGAGGGAGGAACTTGATAAGATTCAGCAGAGAAAATTGGCCAATGCAGTCCAGTACATTTGGGAAACAGGAGAGGACAAGTACATGTTCCGCTACTTCCACACTGGATTTTGGGAGTCTTGTGAGAAACATGTTGATG GAGAACGTTGTCGCAGATTCCTTGATCTTACCCCCGGGGAAACCCATG GTGTCTTCTGGTTGTCTATGGTTTCCGAGTTCACGTACATCAGTTTGTTGGGAATGGGTTTTCTGCTCATGTGGTTGGACGTTCTTTGTTCTCATAAAGAAATGCATGCTCTTAAAATCAATGCATTTGCTGCATTATGCATCGCGCTGTCGG cGTTAATTGGCATGGTCGCCCACATGATGTACACCACAGTCTTTCAGCTGACTGTCATTGTAGGACCCAAAGACTGGAGACCTCAAAATTGGGACTATGGCTGGTCATTTGT TTTGGCCTGGGTGTCGTTCAGCTGCTGTATGGGTGCCGCCGTCCTCACCCTGAACTCATACACTAAAACTCTCATCGAGCTTCGGCGTCGACGGAGGCTGCTGCTGGAGGAAACACGCGCCGCTCCATCTTATGATGAAGTGGTTTCAGGAGACGGGATCTACTCGGTCAGTGGTCTGTTGCAGTGCCAGGACTGGATGATGGACAGCATCTGGGCGGAGCGTGGGAACATGGGACTAAGTGGAGATGGGGACCTGCCTACGCTGGTGCTGGTAGGAGGATGCAGACCGCAGGAGTGTGAGGACTGTGAGATGGAGATGGATGAAATAGAACAGGCCGTTGAAAGGACCGACTTGTTAACAGGAGTGTAG
- the rcvrn2 gene encoding recoverin 2: MGNAKSSAMSKAILEDLKLNTRFTETEICQWYENFQKQCPSERITPAEFEKIYDRFFPNSDATTYAKHVFRSFDENDDGTLDFKEYIIALHMTSSGKTQRKLEWAFSLFDVDKNGYITKAEVSEICNAIFKMIPKEEQANLPDDENTPEKRAHKLWSYFNKKDSERLAEGEFIQGIMDNDNALRLIQYEPKK, translated from the exons ATGGGGAACGCCAAGAGTAGCGCCATGTCCAAGGCAATACTGGAAGACCTAAAGCTCAACACGAGATTTACGGAGACCGAGATCTGCCAGTGGTACGAGAACTTCCAAAAGCAGTGCCCAAGTGAACGCATCACGCCAGCTGAGTTTGAGAAGATCTACGATCGTTTCTTTCCTAACAGCGATGCCACTACATATGCAAAGCACGTCTTCCGATCGTTTGACGAAAATGACGACGGTACCCTGGACTTCAAGGAGTACATTATTGCCCTGCATATGACGTCAAGTGGAAAGACACAGAGGAAGCTAGAATGGGCCTTTTCACTCTTTGATGTCGACAAGAATGGCTATATCACCAAGGCAGAAGTGTCAGAAATATGCAAT GCCATCTTTAAAATGATTCCCAAGGAAGAACAAGCCAATTTACCAGATGATGAGAACACACCAGAAAAAAGAGCACACAAACTGTGGTCTTACTTTAACAAAAAAGACAGTG AACGCTTGGCTGAAGGGGAGTTCATACAGGGTATAATGGACAATGATAACGCCCTCCGCCTGATCCAGTACGAGCccaaaaaataa